In Aedes albopictus strain Foshan chromosome 3, AalbF5, whole genome shotgun sequence, the following are encoded in one genomic region:
- the LOC134291760 gene encoding leucine-rich repeat transmembrane protein FLRT3-like, whose protein sequence is MKSVLMLFVLANTLYGIQSWDLEVELNSSYTDILNLNWYGDYGTIRRSSNLERVHFINSEIESVSKYFTNLLEKCVSLKFTNGTVKKVFIDSKLWLLTLNNTSTENVVIEPGQDYKLRALIISKSKLTKVPENINQLKHINRIDIVDNLIEHITLNDFDGLNNLYEIDLSRNRIKHVDTNGLIRFRELYNLKFSNNQLQQLDTCGWDMPSLYMLHVDHNNLTHFAVNHLRALIDISLRSNPLNCAWVQNLANSIGKRSPLTIFYMLFRGDITCEKESLDDTEMHCPTSIEHQRQQNFGLNNRLHTFESMLKTLESQIIEHQKVVNNVMKEL, encoded by the exons ATGAAAAGTGTTTTGATGCT ATTTGTTCTCGCCAACACACTCTACGGCATACAATCCTGGGACTTGGAAGTCGAATTGAATTCAAGTTATACCGACATTTTGAACTTGAATTGGTACGGAGATTATGGAACCATAAGAAGATCTTCTAATTTGGAAAGGGTACATTTTATAAATTCCGAGATTGAGAGCGTGTCAAAGTATTTCACAAATCTCTTGGAAAAATGTGTGTCGCTTAAATTTACAAATGGAACCGTTAAAAAAGTCTTTATAGATAGTAAGCTTTGGTTACTTACCTTGAATAATACATCTACCGAGAACGTAGTAATAGAACCTGGTCAAGATTACAAACTTAGGGCTCTAATTATCAGTAAATCAAAATTGACAAAAGTTCCGGAAAACATTAACCAGTTGAAGCATATCAACCGCATAGACATTGTTGATAACCTGATAGAACACATAACACTAAATGATTTCGATGGTTTGAACAACTTGTATGAAATTGATCTGTCGCGAAATAGAATTAAGCACGTCGATACAAATGGTTTGATTCGTTTCCGTGAGCTCTATAATCTGAAATTTAGTAACAATCAGTTGCAACAGTTGGATACGTGTGGTTGGGATATGCCATCGCTCTACATGCTGCACGTCGATCATAATAATCTGACACACTTTGCCGTCAATCACTTGCGTGCGCTCATAGATATATCATTAAGGTCAAATCCTCTGAATTGTGCATGGGTGCAAAATTTAGCGAATTCGATAGGTAAAAGGTCTCCATTGACAATTTTTTATATGCTATTCAGGGGCGATATAACATGTGAAAAAGAGAGTCTTGATGACACCGAAATGCACTGCCCGACGAGCATCGAACATCAGCGACAGCAGAATTTTGGTTTAAACAACAGGTTGCACACATTTGAAAGTATGTTGAAAACTCTAGAATCGCAAATTATAGAACACCAAAAGGTGGTAAACAATGTTATGAAAGAATTGTAA
- the LOC134291759 gene encoding uncharacterized protein LOC134291759, with product MKRILMLLALAETFSGIQSWSVQKDSESNYTNVLNFHAIKDTVALRSVSNIENVHFINANIDTVTQSFSNQLEKCVWLNFTNGTVKAVLINSKLLMIDLNNTATEKIIIEQGQEYKLVTLLIRKSKLTRIPPNVNQLKQLKRIDIIESWIEYVSLNDFNGLDNLYEIDLSDNRIKQVQTSDFVSLLTLFRLGFHNNRLYQLDTCRWDMPSLAELRLNNNNLVHFSVGHFPSLKLLALASNPMNCAWMTSLVELLQRRAKYFWFGYKFTQDEWSCNGASLGDFDVHCPSTPEKIQKLDPDSRSRLEKIESAIHKLDSKLNDQYNMANDMIETMYRTAIARAFWGKRN from the exons ATGAAGAGAATCCTGATGTT GCTAGCTCTCGCCGAAACATTCAGCGGCATTCAGTCGTGGTCCGTTCAAAAGGATTCGGAATCCAATTACACCAACGTTTTGAACTTCCATGCGATCAAAGATACTGTAGCGTTGAGAAGTGTTTCTAACATCGAAAATGTACATTTTATCAACGCCAATATCGATACTGTTACACAAAGTTTCTCAAACCAGTTAGAGAAATGTGTTTGGCTCAATTTTACCAATGGAACCGTCAAAGCAGTCCTTATAAACAGTAAACTTTTAATGATCGATCTAAATAACACAGCTACTGAAAAAATAATTATTGAGCAAGGACAGGAGTACAAACTTGTCACGTTATTGATCAGGAAATCCAAACTGacaagaattccaccaaatgTTAACCAGTTGAAACAACTAAAACGAATAGATATAATCGAGAGCTGGATAGAATACGTATCGCTAAACGATTTCAATGGTTTGGATAACTTATATGAAATTGATCTTTCCGATAATAGAATAAAACAAGTTCAAACCAGTGATTTTGTTAGTCTACTGACGCTTTTTCGATTAGGATTTCATAATAATCGCTTGTATCAGCTTGATACGTGTCGTTGGGATATGCCATCGCTTGCCGAGCTACGCCTCAATAACAACAATCTAGTGCACTTTTCCGTCGGACACTTTCCCTCACTTAAGCTGTTAGCCCTAGCGTCGAATCCCATGAACTGTGCATGGATGACTAGCTTAGTGGAACTCTTACAACGTAGGGCTAAGTATTTTTGGTTTGGTTACAAGTTTACACAAGACGAATGGTCATGCAACGGAGCCAGCCTAGGTGACTTCGATGTGCACTGTCCGTCAACGCCTGAGAAAATACAGAAGCTTGATCCTGATTCTAGAAGCAGATTGGAAAAAATTGAAAGTGCAATCCATAAACTCGATTCCAAGCTGAACGATCAGTACAACATGGCGAACGATATGATAGAAACAATGTATAGGACGGCAATCGCGAGGGCGTTCTGGGGAAAAAGGAATTGA